Proteins encoded together in one Anguilla anguilla isolate fAngAng1 chromosome 9, fAngAng1.pri, whole genome shotgun sequence window:
- the htatsf1 gene encoding HIV Tat-specific factor 1, whose protein sequence is MSGNLHGNKEFDEQLRMQQLYGQRTGDKDDPYTYTDPEDGTVYDWDQDKKAWFPKITEDFLAAYHANYGFNEDGEADPSASGAAKADVPGKPGTAPNPPTASADTAPGGDGAQAAEAKKKGEKRKAEPGWFDVDKDKNTNVYVSGLPLDVTPDEFVELMSKCGIVMRDPITEEYKVKLYKDNQGNLKGDGLCCYLKKESVALAERLLDESEVRGYQLHVEAARFELKGEYDAKKKKKKNKEYRKKMQQQQKQLDWRPEKKGEVRKRHERVLIIQNMFHPSDFEEDPLVLNEIRDDLRIECEKFGQVKKVIIFDRHPDGVASVAFKEPEDADVCQLALDGRWFGGRKLSAQLWDGATDYQVEETNREREERLKGWASFLGDGKEKGAAGGEPAKDAGAEGADKGPAQGDPQTGTEEPPSAPGAPAPETATGAEGEEAAEAAESLGNGAGPSEAAEADSTDSSLAGSDDES, encoded by the exons ATGAGTGGGAACTTGCATGGGAACAAGGAGTTTGACGAGCAGCTGCGGATGCAGCAGCTGTACGGGCAGCGGACGGGGGACAAAGACGACCCCTACACGTACACAGACCCCGAGGACGGCACCGTCTACGACTGGGATCAGGACAAGAAGGCGTGGTTTCCCAAG ATAACGGAAGATTTCCTGGCGGCCTACCACGCCAACTACGGGTTCAACGAGGACGGCGAGGCGGACCCGTCCGCCTCTGGCGCCGCCAAAGCGGACGTGCCAGGCAAGCCTGGCACCGCGCCCAACCCGCCAACCGCGAGCGCGGACACCGCGCCGGGCGGAGATGGAGCCCAGGCCGCGGAGGCGaaaaagaagggagagaaacGAAAAGCAGAGCCAG GCTGGTTCGACGTCGACAAAGACAAGAACACAAACGTATACGTATCAG GCTTGCCTCTGGATGTCACTCCCGATGAGTTTGTGGAGCTCATGTCCAAGTGTGGCATTGTTATGCGGGATCCCATCACAGAGGAGTACAAGGTGAAGCTCTATAAGGACAACCAGGGCAACCTGAAGGGAGACGGGCTCTGCTGCTACCTGAAG AAGGAGTCGGTGGCCCTGGCAGAGCGGCTCCTGGATGAGAGTGAGGTCAGAGGCTACCAGCTGCATGTGGAGGCAGCGCGCTTTGAGCTCAAGGGCGAGTATGAcgccaaaaagaagaagaagaagaacaaggagTATCGCAAGAAGATGCAGCAGCAACAGAA GCAGCTGGACTGGCGGCCGGAGAAGAAGGGCGAGGTGCGGAAGAGGCACGAGCGCGTGCTCATCATCCAGAACATGTTCCACCCCAGCGACTTCGAG GAGGACCCCCTGGTGCTGAACGAGATCCGCGACGACCTGCGGATAGAGTGCGAGAAGTTCGGCCAGGTGAAGAAGGTCATCATCTTCGAC AGACACCCGGACGGAGTGGCCTCGGTCGCGTTCAAGGAGCCGGAGGACGCGGACGTGTGCCAGCTGGCGCTGGACGGGCGCTGGTTCGGGGGCAGGAAGCTGTCAGCCCAGTTGTGGGACGGCGCCACGGACTACCAG gtggaggagaCTAACCGCGAGCGGGAGGAGAGGCTGAAAGGGTGGGCTAGCTTCCTGGGGGACGGCAAGGAGAAAGGAGCGGCGGGGGGCGAACCCGCTAAAGACGCCGGCGCCGAGGGAGCGGACAAGGGCCCGGCCCAGGGGGACCCCCAGACCGGCACGGAGGAGCCCCCCAGCGCGCCGGGGGCGCCCGCGCCAGAGACGGCGACGGgcgcagagggggaggaggccgCGGAGGCCGCGGAGTCCCTGGGGAACGGGGCCGGGCCGTCCGAGGCGGCGGAGGCCGACTCCACCGACAGCAGTCTGGCGGGAAGCGATGACGAGTCGTAG
- the si:ch73-52f15.5 gene encoding transcription cofactor vestigial-like protein 1: protein MEEKPGSPAAVRAEEQSQSVLFTYFQGDINSVVDEHFSRALNKANKPKDLSTKNKSSRRSPKTEALAPAAALGPAPGQWVFPAPGWSEPDFPSGSPGRIQLSGADDLHSPQGVITGPNGQPSPLWPFSPRPGTGFGIPGMVYSQPVSAEGPAGSERQYTSSFLNLLQSDRPVAGAAMGSASKPELAQAWSPSTGFREPLGPGIGLDGIQGPEKKKDLYWY, encoded by the exons ATGGAGGAGAAGCCTGGCAGCCCCGCGGCTGTGAGGGCGGAGGAACAGTCGCAGAGCGTCCTCTTCACCTACTTCCAGGGTGACATCAACAGCGTGGTGGACGAGCACTTCTCCCGCGCGCTCAACAAGGCCAACAAGCCGAAGGACCTGAGCACCAAGAATAAGAGCAGCCGACGAAGCCCCAAAACTG AAGCGCTCGCTCCGGCTGCGGCTCTGGGCCCGGCTCCAGGGCAGTGGGTCTTCCCGGCCCCCGGCTGGTCCGAGCCGGACTTCCCCTCCGGCTCCCCGGGTAGGATCCAGCTGTCTGGAGCTGATGACCTGCACTCACCTCAGGGGGTGATCACGGGCCCCAACGGCCAGCCGTCTCCCCTGTGGCCCTTCTCTCCTCGGCCCGGCACCGGTTTCGGGATCCCCGGGATGGTGTACTCCCAGCCCGTGTCAGCTGAGGGGCCTGCGGGCTCCGAGCGCCAGTACACCAGCTCCTTCCTCAACCTGCTGCAAAGTGACCGGCCGGTGGCGGGCGCCGCAATGGGCTCTGCTTCCAAACCAGAGCTCGCTCAAGCCTGGAGCCCCTCTACTGGGTTCAGAGAGCCTCTGGGACCTGGAATCGGCCTTGATG GCATACAAGGGCCTGAAAAGAAGAAGGATTTGTACTGGTACTGA